In Gossypium arboreum isolate Shixiya-1 chromosome 6, ASM2569848v2, whole genome shotgun sequence, the following are encoded in one genomic region:
- the LOC108483980 gene encoding uncharacterized protein LOC108483980: MSADLKKSSSNGSEKSLINEEQQAKISEIRRLIGPLPEKLAIYCSDAAIARYLRARNWNVKKATKMLKETLKWRAEYKPEEIRWEEVAHEAETGKIYRSNYIDKHGRTVLVMRPSCQNSKSTKGQIRYLVYCMENAILNLPEDQEQMVWLIDFNGFNLSHISLKVTRETAHVLQEHYPERLGVAILYNPPKFFEPFWTVAKPFLEPKTQNKVKFVYTDDPNTKKVMEDLFEMEKLESAFGGNDDSGFDINKYAERMREEDKRIPAFWTKSEAPPEPMPTSSVDLNSFDSDASDSGKVDGSTSHVSDSEGLISDKSVLVTKGSDNCNGSKELLYR; this comes from the exons ATGAGTGCGGATTTAAAGAAATCCTCTTCAAATGGCTCTGAGAAGTCCCTAATAAATGAAGAGCAGCAGGCAAAG ATTAGTGAGATAAGAAGGTTGATAGGACCATTGCCTGAGAAGTTGGCCATTTATTGTTCTGATGCAGCCATAGCAAGATATTTAAGGGCACGAAACTGGAATGTCAAGAAGGCTACTAAAATGCTGAAAGAAACCTTGAAATGGAGAGCAGAATACAAACCAGAAGAGATTCGTTGG GAAGAGGTTGCTCATGAAGCTGAGACGGGAAAGATCTACAGATCAAATTATATAGATAAGCATGGAAGAACAGTTCTTGTTATGAGACCTAGTTGCCAG AACTCGAAATCAACAAAAGGACAGATTAGGTATTTGGTTTATTGCATGGAAAATGCAATTTTAAATCTTCCAGAAGACCAAGAACAGATGGTCTGGTTGATTGACTTCAATGGCTTCAATTTGTCACATATATCGCTGAAAGTGACACGGGAAACAGCACATGTTTTACAGGAACATTATCCAGAGCGTCTAGGTGTAGCAATACTATACAATCCACCCAAGTTCTTCGAACCATTCTGGACG GTGGCCAAACCATTTCTGGAGCCCAAGACTCAAAACAAAGTAAAATTTGTATACACTGATGATCCCAATACCAAGAAAGTAATGGAGGATCTTTTTGAAATGGAGAAACTGGAGTCTGCCTTTGGTGGAAACGATGACTCAGGTTTCGACATCAACAAGTATGCTGAGAGGATGAGGGAAGAGGATAAGAGGATACCCGCATTTTGGACAAAATCAGAAGCTCCACCAGAGCCCATGCCGACATCTTCTGTTGATTTGAATTCTTTTGATTCTGATGCCTCTGATAGTGGCAAGGTAGATGGTTCCACGAGTCATGTTTCAGATTCAGAAGGCCTCATTTCCGATAAAAGTGTCTTGGTTACTAAGGGCAGTGATAATTGTAATGGCTCCAAGGAATTGCTTTACAGATAG